The Dunckerocampus dactyliophorus isolate RoL2022-P2 chromosome 16, RoL_Ddac_1.1, whole genome shotgun sequence genome includes a window with the following:
- the serpinf1 gene encoding pigment epithelium-derived factor, with protein MKLTSPLLVLGLVVLGLAQAQIDDEEPVAEEEHVELFTTPTTKMAAATSDFGYNLFRALANREASTNIFLAPISVSAVLTQLSMGGSEQAQRQLYRALRYHTLQDPQLHNTLRDLLTSVRAAGKGLSSAARIYLARRLRLKQDFFTLVEQQYGVRPKTLQGGSRDTKDINDWVAQETGGTVQRFLTKPLPRNAGINTVSAAHFKGKWATAFRQTETLSFQQEGKAPVRVPMMQQDNYPIKMGVDPDLSCTIAQILMQNDVSMFVFLPNDVTFNLTSLEDTLTAEFVQDLSMTLHPAHVSLTLPALKLSFSTDLLPLLTDLGLSDWLANTDLEKISVQPAKLVTVNHKVVMETASEGNQPPPATSATSHLTYRVDRPFLFLIRDEASGALLFIGRVLNPKTLTV; from the exons atgAAGCTGACGAGCCCCCTGCTGGTTTTGGGCCTGGTGGTCTTGGGTCTGGCTCAG GCTCAGATAGATGATGAGGAGCCGGTCGCGGAGGAAGAACACGTGGAGCTCTTCACCACGCCCACCACTAAGATGGCCGCAGCCACCTCGGACTTTGGCTATAACCTTTTTCGAGCGCTGGCAAATCGTGAGGCGTCGACGAACATCTTTTTGGCCCCCATCAGTGTGTCAGCGGTTCTGACCCAACTGTCCATGG GAGGGTCCGAGCAAGCCCAGAGGCAGCTGTACAGGGCCCTGAGGTACCACACCCTGCAGGACCCTCAGCTCCACAACACCCTCAGAGACCTGCTGACCTCCGTCAGGGCGGCTGGCAAAGGCCTCAGTAGCGCCGCTCGCATCTACCTGGCCAGAC GCCTGCGTCTCAAGCAGGACTTCTTCACACTGGTGGAGCAGCAGTACGGCGTGAGGCCCAAAACCCTGCAGGGCGGATCACGAGACACCAAAGACATCAACGACTGGGTCGCCCAAGAGACTGGCGGCACTGTGCAGCGCTTCTTGACTAAGCCTCTCCCCCGAAACGCTGGCATCAACACTGTGAGCGCTGCCCATTTCAAAG GGAAGTGGGCAACGGCGTTCCGTCAGACGGAAACGTTGAGCTTCCAGCAGGAGGGCAAGGCGCCTGTTCGTGTCCCCATGATGCAACAGGACAACTACCCCATCAAGATGGGCGTGGACCCTGATTTGAGTTGCACG ATCGCTCAGATCCTCATGCAAAACGACGTCAGCATGTTTGTGTTCCTGCCAAACGACGTCACCTTCAACTTGACCTCGCTGGAGGACACTCTGACGGCCGAGTTTGTGCAAGACCTGTCTATGACACTACATCCTGCCCACGTGTCCCTGACGCTGCCCGCTCTCAAGCTCAGCTTCTCGACCGACCTGCTGCCACTGCTCACAGACCTGG GGCTCTCTGATTGGTTGGCCAACACTGACCTGGAGAAGATCTCAGTGCAGCCTGCCAAGCTCGTCACTGTCAATCACAAGGTTGTCATGGAGACGGCCAGTGAGGGGAACCAACCCCCCCCTGCCACGTCTGCCACCAGTCACCTGACCTACCGCGTGGACCGacccttcctcttcctcatccgCGATGAAGCTTCGGGGGCGCTGCTCTTCATCGGCAGGGTGCTCAATCCCAAAACCCTGACCGTGTAA
- the LOC129168701 gene encoding Na(+)/citrate cotransporter-like isoform X2: MSVLPLRVRVFRHVWRLKRVFILIVSPFILLPLALSTTEAACAYVIALMALYWCTEVLPLAVTALLPTILFPMLGIMESKDVCMQYLRDTNMLFVGGLMVAVAVEHWNLHKRIALKVLLVVGVRPALLMLGFMSVTAFLSMWISNTATTAMMVPIVQAVLDQLHRHEDTVPPSRKQSSIGVFHISLPLPDEASNTPRSSGRTGECGESEAGRAGETAHEEVTAACRSNGQETLKPPPQDKPPSRAVAAGMLCPMEEEEASGDEERKRQSKGLLLCVSYAASIGGIATLTGTGPNLVLVGQMSQLFPQNGDVINFASWFAFAFPTMVLMLVLAWFWLQFVFIGCNLRRTWSCGAGATEKERAAYEVIKAEHDRLGCMTYGEANVLVLFVLMVVLWFTRDPRFMDGWATRVFNAKAEFVTDATVSLLVALMLFVLPSEPPRYLCCRRWSSDAGPAPPLLTWQVTQKKMPWNIMLLLGGGFALAKGSEESGLSRWLGEQMTPLHSIPPWAITIVLCLLIATFTECASNVATATLFLPILASMSQSIRLNPLYVMIPCTLSASFAFMLPVATPPNAIVFSSGYLKVSDMAKTGVVMNVIGLLCISVAINSWGRVLFSLDSFPSWANVTAPL; this comes from the exons ATGTCGGTTCTTCCTCTGCGAGTGAGAGTGTTCCGGCACGTGTGGAGGTTGAAGAGGGTCTTCATCCTCATCGTCAGCCCCTTCATCCTGCTGCCCCTTGCACTCAGCACCACG GAGGCGGCGTGTGCGTATGTCATCGCGCTGATGGCGTTGTACTGGTGCACTGAGGTTTTACCACTGGCAGTGACAGCGCTGCTGCCCACCATCTTGTTTCCTATGCTCGGCATCATGGAGTCCAAAGAT GTGTGCATGCAGTACCTGCGGGACACCAACATGCTGTTTGTGGGAGGGCTCATGGTGGCCGTGGCGGTGGAACACTGGAACCTCCACAAGCGGATCGCACTGAAGGTTCTGCTGGTGGTGGGAGTGCGGCCCGCCCT ACTCATGCTGGGGTTCATGAGCGTGACAGCCTTCCTGTCCATGTGGATCAGCAACACGGCCACCACCGCCATGATGGTCCCCATTGTGCAGGCCGTGCTGGACCAGCTCCATCGCCACGAAGACACCGTTCCCCCATCCAGGAAGCAGAGCAGCATCGGGGTTTTCCACATCAGTCTGCCGTTACCTGACGAAGCCTCAAACACTCCACGCAGTTCTGGAAGGACAG GAGAGTGTGGGGAAAGTGAAGCGGGCAGAGCCGGTGAGACGGCTCATGAGGAGGTGACAGCAGCATGTCGTTCAAATGGCCAGGAGACGCTAAAACCGCCGCCACAGGACAAACCTCCGTCCAGAG CAGTAGCGGCAGGCATGCTGTGTccaatggaggaggaggaggcgagcGGCGACGAGGAGAGGAAGAGGCAGAGCAAAGGCCTCCTGCTGTGCGTGAGCTATGCCGCTAGCATCGGAGGCATTGCCACTTTGACAGGCACTGGACCCAACCTGGTTCTGGTGGGCCAGATGAGCCA ACTCTTCCCTCAGAATGGCGATGTGATCAACTTTGCGTCGTGGTTTGCCTTCGCCTTCCCCACCATGGTTCTGATGCTGGTGCTGGCCTGGTTCTGGCTGCAGTTTGTCTTCATTGGTTGCAA CTTGCGGAGGACCTGGTCTTGCGGGGCGGGGGCAACAGAGAAGGAGCGAGCGGCGTATGAGGTGATCAAAGCTGAGCATGACCGACTCGGCTGCATGACCTACGGCGAGGCCAACGTCCTGGTGCTCTTCGTCCTTATGGTGGTGCTGTGGTTCACACGAGACCCCCGCTTTATGGATGGTTGGGCAACACGTGTCTTCAACGCCAAGGCAGA GTTCGTCACAGATGCCACCGTTTCTCTTCTGGTGGCCCTCATGCTGTTTGTTCTGCCGTCTGAGCCACCGCGCTACCTGTGCTGCCGGAGATGGAGCTCAGACGCAG GCCCTGCCCCTCCCCTACTCACCTGGCAGGTGACTCAGAAGAAGATGCCGTGGAATATAATGCTGCTGCTGGGCGGTGGCTTTGCGCTGGCCAAAGGCAGCGAG GAGTCGGGACTTTCTCGTTGGCTGGGCGAACAGATGACGCCGCTTCACTCCATCCCGCCGTGGGCCATCACCATCGTGCTCTGTCTCCTCATCGCCACCTTCACCGAGTGTGCCAGCAACGTCGCAACGGCAACGCTCTTCCTGCCCATCCTGGCCTCCATG TCTCAATCCATTAGGCTGAATCCTCTCTATGTCATGATCCCCTGCACCCTCAGCGCCTCCTTTGCCTTCATGCTGCCCGTTGCCACGCCGCCCAACGCCATCGTCTTCTCCTCGGGTTACCTCAAAGTGTCCGACATG GCTAAAACTGGCGTGGTGATGAACGTCATCGGGCTCTTGTGCATCAGCGTGGCCATCAACAGTTGGGGTCGTGTCTTGTTTTCTCTGGACTCCTTCCCCTCCTGGGCCAACGTTACTGCGCCCCTTTAG
- the LOC129168701 gene encoding Na(+)/citrate cotransporter-like isoform X1: protein MSVLPLRVRVFRHVWRLKRVFILIVSPFILLPLALSTTEAACAYVIALMALYWCTEVLPLAVTALLPTILFPMLGIMESKDVCMQYLRDTNMLFVGGLMVAVAVEHWNLHKRIALKVLLVVGVRPALLMLGFMSVTAFLSMWISNTATTAMMVPIVQAVLDQLHRHEDTVPPSRKQSSIGVFHISLPLPDEASNTPRSSGRTGECGESEAGRAGETAHEEVTAACRSNGQETLKPPPQDKPPSRAVAAGMLCPMEEEEASGDEERKRQSKGLLLCVSYAASIGGIATLTGTGPNLVLVGQMSQLFPQNGDVINFASWFAFAFPTMVLMLVLAWFWLQFVFIGCNSLRRTWSCGAGATEKERAAYEVIKAEHDRLGCMTYGEANVLVLFVLMVVLWFTRDPRFMDGWATRVFNAKAEFVTDATVSLLVALMLFVLPSEPPRYLCCRRWSSDAGPAPPLLTWQVTQKKMPWNIMLLLGGGFALAKGSEESGLSRWLGEQMTPLHSIPPWAITIVLCLLIATFTECASNVATATLFLPILASMSQSIRLNPLYVMIPCTLSASFAFMLPVATPPNAIVFSSGYLKVSDMAKTGVVMNVIGLLCISVAINSWGRVLFSLDSFPSWANVTAPL, encoded by the exons ATGTCGGTTCTTCCTCTGCGAGTGAGAGTGTTCCGGCACGTGTGGAGGTTGAAGAGGGTCTTCATCCTCATCGTCAGCCCCTTCATCCTGCTGCCCCTTGCACTCAGCACCACG GAGGCGGCGTGTGCGTATGTCATCGCGCTGATGGCGTTGTACTGGTGCACTGAGGTTTTACCACTGGCAGTGACAGCGCTGCTGCCCACCATCTTGTTTCCTATGCTCGGCATCATGGAGTCCAAAGAT GTGTGCATGCAGTACCTGCGGGACACCAACATGCTGTTTGTGGGAGGGCTCATGGTGGCCGTGGCGGTGGAACACTGGAACCTCCACAAGCGGATCGCACTGAAGGTTCTGCTGGTGGTGGGAGTGCGGCCCGCCCT ACTCATGCTGGGGTTCATGAGCGTGACAGCCTTCCTGTCCATGTGGATCAGCAACACGGCCACCACCGCCATGATGGTCCCCATTGTGCAGGCCGTGCTGGACCAGCTCCATCGCCACGAAGACACCGTTCCCCCATCCAGGAAGCAGAGCAGCATCGGGGTTTTCCACATCAGTCTGCCGTTACCTGACGAAGCCTCAAACACTCCACGCAGTTCTGGAAGGACAG GAGAGTGTGGGGAAAGTGAAGCGGGCAGAGCCGGTGAGACGGCTCATGAGGAGGTGACAGCAGCATGTCGTTCAAATGGCCAGGAGACGCTAAAACCGCCGCCACAGGACAAACCTCCGTCCAGAG CAGTAGCGGCAGGCATGCTGTGTccaatggaggaggaggaggcgagcGGCGACGAGGAGAGGAAGAGGCAGAGCAAAGGCCTCCTGCTGTGCGTGAGCTATGCCGCTAGCATCGGAGGCATTGCCACTTTGACAGGCACTGGACCCAACCTGGTTCTGGTGGGCCAGATGAGCCA ACTCTTCCCTCAGAATGGCGATGTGATCAACTTTGCGTCGTGGTTTGCCTTCGCCTTCCCCACCATGGTTCTGATGCTGGTGCTGGCCTGGTTCTGGCTGCAGTTTGTCTTCATTGGTTGCAA CAGCTTGCGGAGGACCTGGTCTTGCGGGGCGGGGGCAACAGAGAAGGAGCGAGCGGCGTATGAGGTGATCAAAGCTGAGCATGACCGACTCGGCTGCATGACCTACGGCGAGGCCAACGTCCTGGTGCTCTTCGTCCTTATGGTGGTGCTGTGGTTCACACGAGACCCCCGCTTTATGGATGGTTGGGCAACACGTGTCTTCAACGCCAAGGCAGA GTTCGTCACAGATGCCACCGTTTCTCTTCTGGTGGCCCTCATGCTGTTTGTTCTGCCGTCTGAGCCACCGCGCTACCTGTGCTGCCGGAGATGGAGCTCAGACGCAG GCCCTGCCCCTCCCCTACTCACCTGGCAGGTGACTCAGAAGAAGATGCCGTGGAATATAATGCTGCTGCTGGGCGGTGGCTTTGCGCTGGCCAAAGGCAGCGAG GAGTCGGGACTTTCTCGTTGGCTGGGCGAACAGATGACGCCGCTTCACTCCATCCCGCCGTGGGCCATCACCATCGTGCTCTGTCTCCTCATCGCCACCTTCACCGAGTGTGCCAGCAACGTCGCAACGGCAACGCTCTTCCTGCCCATCCTGGCCTCCATG TCTCAATCCATTAGGCTGAATCCTCTCTATGTCATGATCCCCTGCACCCTCAGCGCCTCCTTTGCCTTCATGCTGCCCGTTGCCACGCCGCCCAACGCCATCGTCTTCTCCTCGGGTTACCTCAAAGTGTCCGACATG GCTAAAACTGGCGTGGTGATGAACGTCATCGGGCTCTTGTGCATCAGCGTGGCCATCAACAGTTGGGGTCGTGTCTTGTTTTCTCTGGACTCCTTCCCCTCCTGGGCCAACGTTACTGCGCCCCTTTAG
- the med31 gene encoding mediator of RNA polymerase II transcription subunit 31, with protein sequence METEEQARNRFQSELEFIQCLANPNYLNFLAQRGFLRERTFINYLKYLLYWKEPDYAKFLKYPHCLHMLELLQYEHFRKELVNAQCAKFIDEQQLLHWQHYSRKRTRLQQALAEQQQPQQPQPPHGNAATK encoded by the exons ATGGAGACAG agGAACAAGCAAGAAACCGCTTCCAGTCTGAACTGGAGTTTATCCAATGTTTGGCCAATCCAAACTATCTAAACT TTCTGGCTCAAAGAGGCTTCCTCAGGGAGAGAACCTTCATCAACTACCTAAAGTATTTGCTCTACTGGAAGGAGCCCGACTACGCAAAATTTCTCAA GTACCCCCATTGCCTGCACATGTTAGAGTTGCTGCAGTACGAGCACTTTCGCAAGGAGCTGGTCAATGCTCAGTGCGCCAAGTTCATCGACGAGCAGCAGCTGCTGCACTGGCAGCATTACTCCAGGAAGCGTACGCGTCTGCAGCAGGCGCTCGCCGAGCAGCAACAGCCACAGCAGCCACAGCCGCCGCATGGCAACGCCGCTACCAAGTGA
- the LOC129168703 gene encoding uncharacterized protein LOC129168703 isoform X1, protein MATALQHVAVVGAGAAGLCAARRILSRPDRFAPPVLFELSANVGGTWCYEERVGTYDDGRPILSSMYRHLRTNLPKEVMMFPDFPFEEQPSSFLPHQEVRRYLETYCDNYKISPHIRFSTVVEDVKAVVMTTGGEEEQTTWEVISSDGLGCRRTEMFDSVFVCTGHYSDPYIPDVAGLDKFKGQVLHSHAYRSADAFSGLSVVVLGARASGLDISLELANVGARVTLSHGRPPLTFPLPAAIRQSSPVAAVEDDGRIRFQDGSLKEADALLFCTGYKFSFPFLDAQQLALDIQDHLVAPLYRFMMPPAFPSLFFIGICKTICPFPYFDCQVQFALSVLDGSVTLPSRAQMEDEVRQWQQEKVDCGVPLRHLMVMDKDQWEYLSMLAVDAGFPPLPPVVRSLYEEVWRQRQVHPENYRQVNYRLVSDTQWQLVDDAGTSSLMVATQGQQC, encoded by the exons ATGGCAACGGCTTTACAACACGTGGCTGTGGTCGGTGCTGGGGCGGCGGGTCTCTGCGCAGCCAGACGTATACTGTCCAGACCGGACCGCTTCGCCCCTCCGGTCCTTTTCGAGCTGTCCGCTAACGTGGGCGGGACCTGGTGCTACGAAGAGCGAGTCGGGACGTACGACGACGGACGACCCATTCTCAGTAGCATGTACCGACACCTGAG AACCAACCTTCCCAAGGAGGTGATGATGTTCCCAGACTTCCCGTTCGAGGAGCAGCCAAGCAGTTTCCTGCCACATCAGGAAGTGCGGCGCTATCTGGAGACCTACTGTGACAACTACAAGATCAGTCCTCACATTAGG TTCAGCACAGTGGTGGAAGACGTGAAGGCCGTCGTCATGACAACAGGCGGTGAGGAGGAGCAAACAACTTGGGAGGTGATTTCATCTGACGGCTTGGGCTGTCGGAGAACGGAGATGTTCgactctgtgtttgtgtgcacagg GCATTATTCCGATCCGTACATCCCAGATGTGGCCGGCCTGGACAAGTTCAAAG GCCAGGTTCTTCACAGCCATGCCTACAGGAGTGCAGATGCCTTCTCCGGTCTCTCTGTGGTCGTTCTGGGAGCGCGAGCGTCCGGATTGGACATTTCCTTGGAGTTGGCCAACGTAGGCGCTCGG GTGACCTTGAGTCACGGTCGTCCTCCTCTCACCTTTCCTCTTCCGGCTGCGATCAGACAGTCCAGTCCGGTGGCGGCGGTCGAGGACGACGGCAGAATTCGCTTCCAG GACGGCTCGCTGAAGGAAGCCGATGCCCTGCTCTTCTGCACCGGATACAAGTTCAGCTTTCCCTTCCTGGATGCCCAGCAACTGGCTTTAGACATTCAGGACCACTTGGTGGCACCACTATACCGTTTCATGATGCCGCCCGCCTTTCCCTCGCTTTTCTTTATTGGAATCTGCAAGACCATCTGCCCCTTCCCCTACTTCGACTGCCAA GTACAGTTTGCTCTGTCCGTGCTGGACGGTTCTGTCACTCTGCCGTCTCGGGCCCAGATGGAGGACGAGGTCCGGCAATGGCAGCAGGAGAAAGTAGATTGTGGAGTTCCGCTGCGCCACCTGATGGTCATGGATAAGGATCAGTGGGAGTACCTCAGCATGCTAGCAGTTGATGCCGGCTTCCCGCCACTGCCTCCGGTGGTACGCAGCCTGTACGAGGAGGTGTGGCGACAGCGGCAGGTTCACCCCGAAAACTACCGCCAGGTCAACTACAGACTTGTGAGTGACACCCAGTGGCAGTTGGTGGACGATGCAGGTACATCATCCCTTATGGTGGCAACCCAAGGACAGCAGTGCTGA
- the LOC129168703 gene encoding flavin-containing monooxygenase 5 isoform X2 → MATALQHVAVVGAGAAGLCAARRILSRPDRFAPPVLFELSANVGGTWCYEERVGTYDDGRPILSSMYRHLRTNLPKEVMMFPDFPFEEQPSSFLPHQEVRRYLETYCDNYKISPHIRFSTVVEDVKAVVMTTGGEEEQTTWEVISSDGLGCRRTEMFDSVFVCTGHYSDPYIPDVAGLDKFKGQVLHSHAYRSADAFSGLSVVVLGARASGLDISLELANVTLSHGRPPLTFPLPAAIRQSSPVAAVEDDGRIRFQDGSLKEADALLFCTGYKFSFPFLDAQQLALDIQDHLVAPLYRFMMPPAFPSLFFIGICKTICPFPYFDCQVQFALSVLDGSVTLPSRAQMEDEVRQWQQEKVDCGVPLRHLMVMDKDQWEYLSMLAVDAGFPPLPPVVRSLYEEVWRQRQVHPENYRQVNYRLVSDTQWQLVDDAGTSSLMVATQGQQC, encoded by the exons ATGGCAACGGCTTTACAACACGTGGCTGTGGTCGGTGCTGGGGCGGCGGGTCTCTGCGCAGCCAGACGTATACTGTCCAGACCGGACCGCTTCGCCCCTCCGGTCCTTTTCGAGCTGTCCGCTAACGTGGGCGGGACCTGGTGCTACGAAGAGCGAGTCGGGACGTACGACGACGGACGACCCATTCTCAGTAGCATGTACCGACACCTGAG AACCAACCTTCCCAAGGAGGTGATGATGTTCCCAGACTTCCCGTTCGAGGAGCAGCCAAGCAGTTTCCTGCCACATCAGGAAGTGCGGCGCTATCTGGAGACCTACTGTGACAACTACAAGATCAGTCCTCACATTAGG TTCAGCACAGTGGTGGAAGACGTGAAGGCCGTCGTCATGACAACAGGCGGTGAGGAGGAGCAAACAACTTGGGAGGTGATTTCATCTGACGGCTTGGGCTGTCGGAGAACGGAGATGTTCgactctgtgtttgtgtgcacagg GCATTATTCCGATCCGTACATCCCAGATGTGGCCGGCCTGGACAAGTTCAAAG GCCAGGTTCTTCACAGCCATGCCTACAGGAGTGCAGATGCCTTCTCCGGTCTCTCTGTGGTCGTTCTGGGAGCGCGAGCGTCCGGATTGGACATTTCCTTGGAGTTGGCCAAC GTGACCTTGAGTCACGGTCGTCCTCCTCTCACCTTTCCTCTTCCGGCTGCGATCAGACAGTCCAGTCCGGTGGCGGCGGTCGAGGACGACGGCAGAATTCGCTTCCAG GACGGCTCGCTGAAGGAAGCCGATGCCCTGCTCTTCTGCACCGGATACAAGTTCAGCTTTCCCTTCCTGGATGCCCAGCAACTGGCTTTAGACATTCAGGACCACTTGGTGGCACCACTATACCGTTTCATGATGCCGCCCGCCTTTCCCTCGCTTTTCTTTATTGGAATCTGCAAGACCATCTGCCCCTTCCCCTACTTCGACTGCCAA GTACAGTTTGCTCTGTCCGTGCTGGACGGTTCTGTCACTCTGCCGTCTCGGGCCCAGATGGAGGACGAGGTCCGGCAATGGCAGCAGGAGAAAGTAGATTGTGGAGTTCCGCTGCGCCACCTGATGGTCATGGATAAGGATCAGTGGGAGTACCTCAGCATGCTAGCAGTTGATGCCGGCTTCCCGCCACTGCCTCCGGTGGTACGCAGCCTGTACGAGGAGGTGTGGCGACAGCGGCAGGTTCACCCCGAAAACTACCGCCAGGTCAACTACAGACTTGTGAGTGACACCCAGTGGCAGTTGGTGGACGATGCAGGTACATCATCCCTTATGGTGGCAACCCAAGGACAGCAGTGCTGA
- the LOC129168703 gene encoding uncharacterized protein LOC129168703 isoform X4 has translation MATALQHVAVVGAGAAGLCAARRILSRPDRFAPPVLFELSANVGGTWCYEERVGTYDDGRPILSSMYRHLRTNLPKEVMMFPDFPFEEQPSSFLPHQEVRRYLETYCDNYKISPHIRFSTVVEDVKAVVMTTGGEEEQTTWEALFRSVHPRCGRPGQVQRPGSSQPCLQECRCLLRSLCGRSGSASVRIGHFLGVGQRRRSGDLESRSSSSHLSSSGCDQTVQSGGGGRGRRQNSLPGRLAEGSRCPALLHRIQVQLSLPGCPATGFRHSGPLGGTTIPFHDAARLSLAFLYWNLQDHLPLPLLRLPSEEGWVLVQKRTFPSLCSRPRRYSLLCPCWTVLSLCRLGPRWRTRSGNGSRRK, from the exons ATGGCAACGGCTTTACAACACGTGGCTGTGGTCGGTGCTGGGGCGGCGGGTCTCTGCGCAGCCAGACGTATACTGTCCAGACCGGACCGCTTCGCCCCTCCGGTCCTTTTCGAGCTGTCCGCTAACGTGGGCGGGACCTGGTGCTACGAAGAGCGAGTCGGGACGTACGACGACGGACGACCCATTCTCAGTAGCATGTACCGACACCTGAG AACCAACCTTCCCAAGGAGGTGATGATGTTCCCAGACTTCCCGTTCGAGGAGCAGCCAAGCAGTTTCCTGCCACATCAGGAAGTGCGGCGCTATCTGGAGACCTACTGTGACAACTACAAGATCAGTCCTCACATTAGG TTCAGCACAGTGGTGGAAGACGTGAAGGCCGTCGTCATGACAACAGGCGGTGAGGAGGAGCAAACAACTTGGGAG GCATTATTCCGATCCGTACATCCCAGATGTGGCCGGCCTGGACAAGTTCAAAG GCCAGGTTCTTCACAGCCATGCCTACAGGAGTGCAGATGCCTTCTCCGGTCTCTCTGTGGTCGTTCTGGGAGCGCGAGCGTCCGGATTGGACATTTCCTTGGAGTTGGCCAACGTAGGCGCTCGG GTGACCTTGAGTCACGGTCGTCCTCCTCTCACCTTTCCTCTTCCGGCTGCGATCAGACAGTCCAGTCCGGTGGCGGCGGTCGAGGACGACGGCAGAATTCGCTTCCAG GACGGCTCGCTGAAGGAAGCCGATGCCCTGCTCTTCTGCACCGGATACAAGTTCAGCTTTCCCTTCCTGGATGCCCAGCAACTGGCTTTAGACATTCAGGACCACTTGGTGGCACCACTATACCGTTTCATGATGCCGCCCGCCTTTCCCTCGCTTTTCTTTATTGGAATCTGCAAGACCATCTGCCCCTTCCCCTACTTCGACTGCCAAGTGAGGAGGGTTGGGTGCTGGTTCAGAAGAGAACCTTCCCATCATTGTGCTCTCGTCCTCGCAGGTACAGTTTGCTCTGTCCGTGCTGGACGGTTCTGTCACTCTGCCGTCTCGGGCCCAGATGGAGGACGAGGTCCGGCAATGGCAGCAGGAGAAAGTAG
- the LOC129168703 gene encoding uncharacterized protein LOC129168703 isoform X3, with protein MMFPDFPFEEQPSSFLPHQEVRRYLETYCDNYKISPHIRFSTVVEDVKAVVMTTGGEEEQTTWEVISSDGLGCRRTEMFDSVFVCTGHYSDPYIPDVAGLDKFKGQVLHSHAYRSADAFSGLSVVVLGARASGLDISLELANVGARVTLSHGRPPLTFPLPAAIRQSSPVAAVEDDGRIRFQDGSLKEADALLFCTGYKFSFPFLDAQQLALDIQDHLVAPLYRFMMPPAFPSLFFIGICKTICPFPYFDCQVQFALSVLDGSVTLPSRAQMEDEVRQWQQEKVDCGVPLRHLMVMDKDQWEYLSMLAVDAGFPPLPPVVRSLYEEVWRQRQVHPENYRQVNYRLVSDTQWQLVDDAGTSSLMVATQGQQC; from the exons ATGATGTTCCCAGACTTCCCGTTCGAGGAGCAGCCAAGCAGTTTCCTGCCACATCAGGAAGTGCGGCGCTATCTGGAGACCTACTGTGACAACTACAAGATCAGTCCTCACATTAGG TTCAGCACAGTGGTGGAAGACGTGAAGGCCGTCGTCATGACAACAGGCGGTGAGGAGGAGCAAACAACTTGGGAGGTGATTTCATCTGACGGCTTGGGCTGTCGGAGAACGGAGATGTTCgactctgtgtttgtgtgcacagg GCATTATTCCGATCCGTACATCCCAGATGTGGCCGGCCTGGACAAGTTCAAAG GCCAGGTTCTTCACAGCCATGCCTACAGGAGTGCAGATGCCTTCTCCGGTCTCTCTGTGGTCGTTCTGGGAGCGCGAGCGTCCGGATTGGACATTTCCTTGGAGTTGGCCAACGTAGGCGCTCGG GTGACCTTGAGTCACGGTCGTCCTCCTCTCACCTTTCCTCTTCCGGCTGCGATCAGACAGTCCAGTCCGGTGGCGGCGGTCGAGGACGACGGCAGAATTCGCTTCCAG GACGGCTCGCTGAAGGAAGCCGATGCCCTGCTCTTCTGCACCGGATACAAGTTCAGCTTTCCCTTCCTGGATGCCCAGCAACTGGCTTTAGACATTCAGGACCACTTGGTGGCACCACTATACCGTTTCATGATGCCGCCCGCCTTTCCCTCGCTTTTCTTTATTGGAATCTGCAAGACCATCTGCCCCTTCCCCTACTTCGACTGCCAA GTACAGTTTGCTCTGTCCGTGCTGGACGGTTCTGTCACTCTGCCGTCTCGGGCCCAGATGGAGGACGAGGTCCGGCAATGGCAGCAGGAGAAAGTAGATTGTGGAGTTCCGCTGCGCCACCTGATGGTCATGGATAAGGATCAGTGGGAGTACCTCAGCATGCTAGCAGTTGATGCCGGCTTCCCGCCACTGCCTCCGGTGGTACGCAGCCTGTACGAGGAGGTGTGGCGACAGCGGCAGGTTCACCCCGAAAACTACCGCCAGGTCAACTACAGACTTGTGAGTGACACCCAGTGGCAGTTGGTGGACGATGCAGGTACATCATCCCTTATGGTGGCAACCCAAGGACAGCAGTGCTGA